One genomic window of Polyangium aurulentum includes the following:
- a CDS encoding efflux RND transporter permease subunit: protein MQALAHFLVRRSTAWFTVLIVLMLSAASVFYATRVQRDDDVLAFLPRSNPEVGVFYDVNKRFGSLDIAIVGIGTDDVLAPDFLTRLRALTKRLNETDGIGYAMSLANFEDFTADPTKGGITTDYLVSRIPESDADRAALREKVMSRDLAVGNVVSEDGKAALVYVFAGYGADLKTVAGKVRAATEEAFPNEPKYWGGAPFISTYIYDITQEDMRKLAPWAVLVIVLITIASFRDVIGAGLALLSTALGIVMALGLMGALGVAVNVVLSSLPVILFALGSAYAVHILSRYYVVAQDEDRKSALVRTLVEVGPPVLASGLTTVAGLLSFILMDIAPLRTFGVFTALGILFTLVLSITFVPAVILLARLKGKPPEVSEPSRFHAWLGTLPQRKRVAVGAGVAVLTLVSAFFVGRVDSRMDNAAFFAKDSPPDRAEAFMRDHFGGSLFLQIQVEGDMTDPAVLREIRALGDRIAVLPHVSSVNHVSHAVAQINEAMEGDNRLPDTAAKAKLLYGFLEGKKAVRQLVTDDRRHALMQIKLGTSRASETEPLVEQIKQIAASSVATSYAVVEAKGPRQKDVEARVREGVVLRIRALSRQFGLALPDAAELEKRVAEPATAGDAAPVEAQLTAFLGSEESSVELDGPETARKVAAAIAPLGPKPEEAKLVEAIARALEKPADDALVTDLADTVDKPLEEMWRRSETMSRAKALVAAVKITPPPGPKGERFLTAVAASLMDLDLTSAALPAGAGEGAQKLGVAVTGLPVMHAGLSKSVESNQWASLFLALGLVLLIMAALFRSLWSGLLSLAPIVLTMLVIYGVMGLIDVRLDIGTSMLASLIIGAGVDYAVHLMVAWNAPDGAPLTESATTAARHTGPAIWVNALMVSAGFFVLTLGDARPLQNVGGLTAGAMLAAALATMLVIPLLARKRRYIRAARIPEGARSSEAPEAVLDTSTSPP, encoded by the coding sequence ATGCAAGCCCTCGCACACTTTCTCGTCCGTCGGTCCACGGCGTGGTTCACGGTCCTCATCGTCCTGATGCTGTCGGCGGCGAGCGTGTTCTACGCGACGCGCGTGCAGCGTGACGACGACGTGCTGGCCTTTCTGCCGCGCTCGAACCCCGAGGTGGGCGTCTTCTACGACGTCAACAAGCGCTTCGGCAGCCTCGACATCGCGATCGTGGGAATCGGCACCGACGACGTGCTCGCGCCCGATTTCCTGACCCGGCTGCGCGCGCTCACCAAGCGCCTGAACGAGACCGACGGCATTGGCTATGCCATGAGCCTCGCCAATTTCGAGGACTTCACGGCAGACCCCACGAAGGGCGGTATCACCACCGATTACCTGGTCTCGCGAATACCGGAGAGCGACGCCGATCGCGCCGCCCTGCGCGAGAAGGTGATGTCGCGCGATCTGGCCGTGGGCAACGTCGTCTCGGAGGACGGCAAGGCCGCGCTCGTCTACGTGTTCGCCGGCTATGGCGCCGACCTGAAGACCGTGGCCGGAAAGGTCCGCGCCGCGACCGAGGAGGCCTTCCCCAACGAGCCCAAATACTGGGGCGGCGCGCCATTCATCTCGACGTACATCTACGACATCACCCAGGAGGACATGCGCAAGCTCGCGCCCTGGGCCGTGCTCGTCATCGTCCTCATCACGATCGCCTCCTTCCGCGACGTCATCGGCGCAGGGCTCGCGCTGCTCTCGACCGCCCTCGGCATCGTCATGGCGCTCGGCTTGATGGGCGCGCTCGGCGTGGCGGTGAACGTGGTGCTCAGCTCGCTGCCGGTCATCCTGTTCGCGCTCGGCAGCGCATACGCGGTGCACATCCTGTCGCGCTATTACGTGGTGGCGCAGGACGAGGATCGCAAAAGCGCGCTCGTGCGCACGCTCGTCGAGGTGGGCCCGCCCGTGCTCGCGAGCGGCCTGACCACGGTGGCGGGGCTTTTGTCGTTCATCCTGATGGATATCGCGCCGCTGCGGACCTTCGGGGTGTTCACGGCGCTCGGCATCCTGTTCACGCTCGTCCTTTCGATCACCTTCGTGCCCGCGGTCATCCTGCTCGCGCGGCTCAAGGGCAAGCCGCCCGAGGTGAGCGAGCCGAGCCGCTTTCACGCGTGGCTCGGCACGCTGCCGCAGCGCAAGCGCGTCGCCGTGGGCGCGGGCGTCGCCGTCCTCACGCTGGTGAGCGCCTTCTTCGTGGGCCGCGTCGACAGCCGCATGGATAACGCGGCGTTCTTCGCCAAGGACAGCCCGCCCGACAGGGCCGAGGCGTTCATGCGCGACCATTTCGGCGGCTCGCTGTTCTTGCAGATCCAGGTCGAGGGCGACATGACCGACCCGGCCGTGCTGCGCGAGATCCGCGCCCTCGGAGACCGCATCGCGGTCCTGCCGCACGTCAGCTCCGTCAACCACGTGAGCCACGCGGTCGCGCAGATCAACGAGGCCATGGAGGGCGACAACCGCCTCCCCGACACGGCCGCGAAGGCGAAGCTGCTCTACGGCTTCCTCGAGGGCAAAAAGGCCGTGCGCCAGCTCGTCACCGACGACCGGCGCCACGCCCTGATGCAGATCAAGCTCGGCACCTCGCGCGCCTCCGAGACCGAGCCGCTGGTCGAGCAGATCAAGCAGATCGCCGCCTCTTCGGTCGCCACGAGCTACGCGGTGGTCGAGGCGAAAGGGCCGCGGCAGAAGGACGTCGAGGCCCGCGTGCGCGAGGGGGTGGTGCTGCGGATCCGCGCGCTCTCGCGGCAGTTCGGGCTTGCGCTGCCCGACGCGGCGGAACTCGAAAAGCGCGTCGCCGAGCCCGCGACGGCCGGCGACGCGGCGCCCGTGGAGGCTCAGCTCACGGCCTTCCTCGGCTCCGAGGAGTCGAGCGTGGAGCTCGACGGCCCCGAGACCGCGCGCAAGGTGGCCGCCGCGATCGCGCCCCTCGGCCCGAAGCCCGAGGAGGCGAAGCTCGTCGAGGCCATCGCGCGGGCGCTCGAGAAGCCCGCGGACGACGCGCTCGTCACCGACCTCGCCGACACCGTCGACAAGCCGCTCGAGGAGATGTGGCGGCGCAGCGAGACGATGAGCCGCGCGAAGGCGCTCGTCGCCGCCGTGAAGATCACGCCCCCGCCCGGGCCGAAGGGCGAGCGGTTCTTGACCGCCGTCGCCGCCTCGCTGATGGACCTCGACCTGACCTCGGCCGCGCTGCCGGCTGGCGCGGGCGAGGGGGCGCAGAAGCTCGGGGTCGCGGTGACGGGGCTGCCCGTGATGCACGCGGGCCTGTCGAAGAGCGTCGAGTCGAACCAGTGGGCGAGCCTGTTCCTCGCGCTCGGGCTCGTGCTCTTGATCATGGCCGCGCTCTTCCGCTCCTTGTGGAGCGGGCTGCTCAGCCTCGCGCCGATCGTGCTGACGATGCTCGTCATCTACGGCGTGATGGGCCTCATCGACGTGCGGCTCGACATCGGCACCTCGATGCTGGCGAGCTTGATCATCGGGGCCGGCGTCGACTATGCCGTGCACCTGATGGTCGCCTGGAACGCGCCCGACGGCGCGCCCCTCACCGAGAGCGCCACGACGGCGGCGCGGCACACGGGGCCCGCGATCTGGGTGAACGCGCTCATGGTGAGCGCGGGCTTCTTCGTGCTCACCCTGGGCGACGCCCGTCCCTTGCAGAACGTGGGTGGCCTCACGGCCGGAGCCATGCTGGCGGCCGCCCTGGCCACCATGCTGGTGATCCCGCTCCTTGCCCGGAAGCGTCGCTACATCCGGGCGGCTAGAATACCCGAGGGGGCTCGCTCGTCGGAGGCGCCTGAGGCGGTCCTCGACACGAGCACGAGCCCTCCCTGA
- a CDS encoding ADP-ribosylglycohydrolase family protein: protein MRARLLLLLLSGLAGCSGACRQNVDHGEAMERPASPSVALDRAAYAERLRAMWMGECLANWTGLRTEGVRIQRPFFTDADWGKPLGRDGAAIDFVLLDPWQADDDTDIEYVYLHLMTEARTLHLSPAQIRDGWRAHINQFIWVSNRRARDLMERGVLPPATSDPALNPDARQIDAQLTTEIFGALAPGLPALALRIADLPIRTTAHDHAAHAAQFHVLLFSLAATVDPEKSRREEIVRIVREARRYLPDRSKAADVIDFVLSAYLSAGDTDDWERVRDAIAHRYQEEAAAHGFTYEGYTESAINLATGIMALLFGEGSFRRTVQIGTLSGWDSDNGTATMGALVAFIGGMAELRAAFPGVRLSDRYRIYRTRPTLPDRLPGDPDAEDTFTDIARRMVDLVDLAVKEAGGEVEPTRWILPSRRH from the coding sequence ATGCGCGCACGCCTCCTGCTCCTGTTGCTCTCTGGTCTCGCGGGTTGCTCGGGCGCCTGCAGGCAGAATGTCGATCATGGGGAGGCAATGGAAAGGCCCGCGAGCCCGTCCGTGGCGCTCGATCGCGCAGCTTACGCCGAGCGGCTCCGGGCGATGTGGATGGGCGAGTGCCTCGCCAACTGGACGGGGCTGCGGACCGAAGGCGTCCGCATCCAGCGCCCCTTTTTCACCGACGCCGACTGGGGCAAGCCCCTCGGCCGCGACGGGGCGGCGATCGATTTCGTGCTCCTCGATCCCTGGCAGGCCGACGACGACACCGATATCGAATACGTCTACCTGCACCTCATGACCGAGGCCCGGACGCTCCACCTTTCGCCCGCGCAGATCCGCGACGGATGGCGTGCGCACATCAACCAGTTCATCTGGGTGTCCAACCGCAGGGCGCGCGACCTCATGGAGCGCGGCGTATTGCCTCCGGCCACGAGCGATCCGGCGCTCAATCCCGACGCGCGTCAGATCGACGCGCAGCTCACCACCGAGATCTTCGGCGCCCTTGCGCCCGGCCTGCCCGCGCTCGCCCTGCGCATCGCGGATCTCCCCATCCGGACCACCGCGCACGATCACGCGGCGCACGCGGCGCAGTTCCATGTCCTCCTGTTCTCGCTCGCCGCCACCGTCGATCCGGAAAAGTCGCGGCGCGAGGAGATCGTGCGCATCGTCCGCGAGGCCAGGCGCTACTTGCCGGACCGCTCCAAGGCCGCGGACGTCATCGATTTCGTGCTGTCCGCATATCTCTCGGCGGGGGACACCGACGACTGGGAGCGCGTCCGCGACGCCATCGCGCACCGCTATCAGGAAGAGGCCGCCGCGCATGGATTCACGTACGAAGGCTACACGGAGTCGGCGATCAACCTGGCGACGGGGATCATGGCCCTCCTTTTCGGCGAGGGGAGCTTCCGGCGCACCGTGCAGATTGGCACCCTGTCCGGGTGGGATTCCGACAACGGCACGGCGACCATGGGTGCGCTCGTCGCGTTCATCGGAGGCATGGCGGAGCTGCGCGCTGCTTTCCCGGGCGTGCGTCTCTCCGATCGTTACCGGATCTACCGCACGCGCCCCACCCTGCCAGACCGGCTGCCGGGCGACCCCGACGCCGAGGATACGTTCACGGACATCGCGAGGAGAATGGTCGATCTCGTGGACCTGGCCGTGAAGGAGGCGGGGGGCGAGGTGGAGCCGACCCGGTGGATCCTTCCCTCGCGTCGCCATTGA
- a CDS encoding outer membrane lipoprotein-sorting protein gives MSVSFRRWLSVSASAALAALLLAGHASADPAGDKVLADMEEATNRAKTQFFEYEVINQEPGKAEKKMGIQVWLKGEKRVTEFLAPADMKGTKILIQSPTQMYVYLPAFGKIRRIASHVNDQGFMGLTFSPDDLANLRYSHAYATQLASETPAEWKVVATTKPGQTTPYGKIEFTIAKDKKVPTELKYYNAAGQHVKTETRTGYTCEGNVCVPGELKMVDHTKGGHWTKMVRKSWKVNQEMSDDMFSKRSLEK, from the coding sequence ATGAGCGTATCTTTCCGTCGTTGGCTTTCGGTTTCGGCCTCCGCCGCCCTCGCGGCCCTGCTGCTTGCGGGTCATGCGAGCGCCGATCCGGCGGGCGACAAGGTGCTCGCCGACATGGAGGAGGCGACGAACCGCGCCAAGACGCAGTTCTTCGAGTACGAGGTCATCAACCAGGAGCCCGGCAAGGCCGAGAAGAAGATGGGCATCCAGGTCTGGTTGAAGGGCGAGAAGCGGGTGACCGAGTTCCTCGCCCCGGCCGACATGAAGGGGACCAAGATCCTCATCCAGTCGCCCACGCAGATGTACGTGTACCTCCCCGCCTTCGGGAAGATCCGCCGCATCGCGAGCCACGTGAACGATCAGGGCTTCATGGGGCTCACCTTCAGCCCCGACGACCTCGCGAACCTGCGCTACTCGCACGCCTACGCGACGCAGCTCGCCTCCGAGACGCCCGCCGAGTGGAAGGTGGTGGCCACGACCAAGCCCGGCCAGACCACGCCCTACGGCAAGATCGAGTTCACGATCGCCAAGGACAAGAAGGTCCCGACCGAGCTCAAGTATTACAACGCGGCCGGCCAGCACGTGAAGACCGAGACCCGCACGGGCTACACCTGCGAGGGCAACGTGTGCGTCCCCGGCGAGCTCAAGATGGTCGACCACACCAAGGGCGGCCATTGGACCAAGATGGTCCGCAAGTCCTGGAAGGTGAACCAGGAGATGAGCGACGACATGTTCTCGAAGCGCAGCCTCGAGAAGTGA
- a CDS encoding cupredoxin domain-containing protein translates to MRNRTLPLAVLALLALAASGCDKKAEVEAEGGPVAVDVAPVHDAAGNRIIAIEAGNTGFTPAAVKAKKGEKLILRFTRTTDSECLKAIAVPSLDVKKDLPKGEPVDVPVTADKPGKLEFQCWMGMIKGAVEVAN, encoded by the coding sequence ATGCGAAATCGCACGCTTCCCCTCGCCGTCCTCGCGCTCCTAGCCCTCGCCGCGTCGGGATGTGACAAGAAGGCGGAGGTGGAGGCCGAGGGGGGGCCGGTGGCCGTCGACGTGGCCCCGGTGCACGACGCCGCGGGCAACCGCATCATCGCGATCGAGGCTGGCAACACGGGCTTCACGCCGGCGGCGGTGAAGGCGAAGAAGGGCGAGAAGCTCATCCTCCGTTTCACGCGAACGACCGACAGCGAGTGCCTGAAGGCGATCGCGGTGCCGTCGCTCGACGTGAAGAAGGACCTGCCCAAGGGCGAGCCGGTCGACGTCCCGGTCACGGCCGACAAACCGGGCAAGCTCGAGTTTCAGTGCTGGATGGGGATGATCAAGGGCGCGGTCGAAGTCGCGAACTGA
- a CDS encoding DUF1302 family protein: MISNAKRRGAVVLAAAALLAGLPGRAAADELELDWSGRIQSDLRFRPEPVGVGEWYGRQELPAGVERNWNTLSLKLDATYGRFKGVAAFDFVYSGFPERMTSVGDLSRIEKADPYRLEARALYVDAKGIFFKDLDLRIGQQIVNWGVGDQFNPTNNLNPDDLRDPLLFGRQAANFMVKADYWLSEDWSISGVLAPIFKPALLPLSGGLALASLDRLPFIDPALRQRIASEQAAARELFGHPTVIGSVTPNLPGPAFDDMQVAYRIAGTIKEQDIALSYYNGRTDFPQPRSNHTRQTLGKRCNPANANDCIEGLLVTDVTLEYPRMHVYGLNATGEVNPFSWFNEDTELSGIGYRFEGALVVPQRQSIKLTNDALALGIPQAAGEYDYDGDGRPGGREPLVVDSTPFLKWVLGLDYTFGEHVYVNAQWVHGLPDEYGAGDWLTEGYAVRQSGMGETANLLVCALSKDGETCEREILRPRLGDYLVIGADFKFMNQAALFRLFTILDVTPLVEESYDDEKGERVRRNISPFSAEGFSMVIFPELDYNFGNGLELSAGALFELGKPWTKFGDPATGGSVVWTRGRYSF; the protein is encoded by the coding sequence ATGATCTCCAATGCCAAAAGGCGCGGCGCCGTGGTGCTCGCCGCCGCCGCCCTCCTTGCCGGCCTGCCCGGGCGGGCAGCCGCCGACGAGCTCGAGCTCGATTGGAGCGGCAGAATCCAGAGCGACCTGCGCTTCCGCCCCGAGCCCGTCGGCGTGGGCGAATGGTATGGTCGCCAGGAGCTGCCGGCGGGGGTCGAGCGCAACTGGAATACCCTGAGCCTCAAGCTCGACGCCACCTACGGCCGCTTCAAGGGCGTCGCCGCCTTCGATTTCGTGTACAGCGGCTTCCCCGAGCGAATGACCTCGGTGGGTGATCTGTCGCGCATCGAGAAGGCCGACCCCTACCGCCTCGAGGCGCGCGCGCTCTACGTCGACGCGAAGGGCATCTTCTTCAAAGACCTCGATCTGCGCATCGGACAGCAGATCGTGAATTGGGGCGTCGGCGACCAGTTCAACCCGACCAACAACCTGAATCCGGACGACCTGCGCGATCCGCTGCTCTTCGGGCGGCAGGCGGCCAATTTCATGGTGAAGGCCGATTACTGGCTCTCGGAGGACTGGTCGATCTCGGGCGTGCTCGCGCCCATCTTCAAGCCCGCGCTCCTGCCGCTGTCGGGCGGGCTCGCCCTGGCCTCGCTCGACAGGCTCCCGTTCATCGATCCCGCCCTGCGGCAGCGCATCGCCTCCGAGCAGGCCGCCGCCCGCGAGCTGTTCGGGCACCCGACGGTGATCGGCAGCGTGACGCCGAACCTGCCCGGGCCGGCGTTCGACGACATGCAGGTGGCGTATCGCATCGCCGGGACGATCAAGGAGCAGGACATCGCGCTGAGCTATTACAACGGCCGGACCGATTTCCCGCAGCCGCGCAGCAATCACACGCGCCAGACGCTCGGCAAGCGGTGCAACCCCGCGAATGCGAACGACTGCATCGAGGGGCTGCTCGTCACCGACGTGACCCTCGAATACCCGCGCATGCACGTCTACGGCCTCAACGCGACGGGCGAGGTGAACCCGTTCTCGTGGTTCAACGAGGACACCGAGCTGAGCGGGATCGGCTATCGCTTCGAGGGCGCGCTCGTGGTGCCGCAGCGCCAGAGCATCAAGCTCACGAATGACGCGCTTGCCCTCGGCATCCCGCAGGCCGCCGGCGAGTACGATTACGACGGCGACGGGCGGCCCGGCGGCCGGGAGCCCCTGGTCGTGGACAGCACGCCTTTCTTGAAATGGGTCCTCGGGCTCGATTACACGTTCGGCGAGCACGTGTACGTGAACGCGCAATGGGTGCACGGGCTGCCGGACGAGTACGGGGCCGGCGACTGGCTCACCGAGGGGTACGCGGTGCGCCAGAGCGGGATGGGCGAGACGGCGAACCTGCTCGTCTGCGCGCTGTCGAAGGACGGCGAGACGTGCGAGCGCGAGATCCTGCGGCCGCGGCTCGGCGATTATCTGGTGATCGGCGCCGATTTCAAGTTCATGAACCAGGCGGCCCTCTTTCGCCTGTTCACGATCCTCGACGTGACCCCGCTCGTCGAGGAGAGCTACGACGACGAGAAGGGCGAGCGCGTGCGCCGCAACATCTCGCCGTTCAGCGCCGAGGGCTTCTCGATGGTGATCTTCCCCGAGCTCGATTACAACTTCGGCAATGGCCTCGAGCTCAGCGCGGGCGCGCTCTTCGAGCTGGGGAAGCCCTGGACCAAGTTCGGCGACCCCGCGACGGGCGGCTCGGTCGTCTGGACGCGCGGGCGCTACAGCTTCTGA
- a CDS encoding serine/threonine-protein kinase: MNAGDLVGDKYRLVRKLGQGSMGIVWEALHEMTSRRVALKLIVNATEDLRRRLMREARAAGKIAHRNVVEVNDVGETKAGDPFLVMPLLSGETLQQLLKRESTLAPERAARIGRDVARALAAAHAEGIVHRDLKPANVFLHEEAGSDGLVIKVLDFGVCKPMGAEEILTVPGGLVGSPAYMSPEQIMGAADLDPRTDLWSLGVLLFEMLSGQRPFRGRGTELIDAVLGAPIPRLRSVAPTIHADLDDIVSRLIVREPAQRIASAAEVATRLEPYAERGATTLSPATQEKLVWSAELGAPVAVPHAPAPAAPAAPAAPAPPPPPRPTNESDSALTLPFQPSLLKRVPAPPAPPPPPPPSPLPAHRVEKTVVMQGFEPPPDMLPSAWAPSAQAAPPPTGTAPLQVHVPQNAASSPWPSPMPAQPQGGAPQAPASSPASWPTAAPSPMGTPGSVTLSPYDQPPWARHASGSPLRPIVIAAGIFVGVAALVLIALYVGFSGPSADTPASSAQPPASGSAPKAPGH, translated from the coding sequence ATGAACGCCGGCGACCTCGTCGGAGACAAATACCGCCTCGTACGCAAGCTCGGTCAGGGCTCGATGGGGATCGTGTGGGAGGCGCTCCACGAGATGACGTCGCGGCGCGTGGCGCTGAAGCTCATCGTGAACGCCACCGAGGATCTGCGGCGGCGGCTGATGCGCGAGGCGCGCGCGGCGGGGAAGATCGCGCATCGCAACGTGGTCGAGGTGAACGACGTCGGCGAGACGAAGGCCGGCGATCCTTTCCTCGTGATGCCGCTGCTCTCCGGCGAGACGCTACAGCAGCTCCTCAAGCGCGAGAGCACCCTCGCCCCCGAGAGGGCCGCGCGCATCGGTCGCGACGTCGCGCGCGCGCTCGCGGCCGCGCACGCCGAGGGGATCGTGCATCGGGATCTGAAGCCCGCGAACGTCTTCCTGCACGAGGAGGCGGGCTCGGACGGGCTCGTCATCAAGGTGCTCGACTTCGGCGTGTGCAAGCCGATGGGCGCCGAGGAGATCCTCACCGTGCCCGGAGGCCTCGTCGGGTCGCCCGCGTACATGAGCCCCGAGCAGATCATGGGCGCGGCCGATCTCGATCCGCGCACCGATCTCTGGTCGCTCGGCGTGCTCCTGTTCGAGATGCTCTCGGGGCAGCGGCCGTTCCGGGGTCGCGGCACCGAGCTCATCGACGCGGTGCTCGGCGCGCCCATCCCGCGGCTGCGCTCGGTCGCGCCGACGATCCACGCCGATCTCGACGACATCGTGTCGCGCCTGATCGTGCGCGAGCCGGCGCAGCGCATCGCCTCGGCGGCAGAGGTGGCGACGCGGCTCGAGCCGTACGCCGAGCGAGGCGCCACCACGCTCTCGCCCGCCACGCAGGAAAAACTCGTGTGGTCCGCGGAGCTGGGCGCGCCCGTCGCCGTGCCGCATGCGCCCGCGCCCGCGGCGCCTGCTGCGCCCGCTGCGCCCGCGCCGCCTCCGCCCCCGCGTCCGACCAACGAGAGCGATTCGGCGCTCACCCTGCCCTTTCAGCCGAGCTTGCTGAAGCGGGTCCCTGCCCCGCCTGCCCCGCCGCCTCCCCCGCCGCCGAGCCCGCTGCCCGCGCACAGGGTCGAAAAGACGGTGGTGATGCAGGGCTTCGAGCCGCCCCCGGACATGCTCCCGAGCGCGTGGGCGCCCTCCGCGCAAGCCGCGCCCCCGCCGACGGGCACCGCGCCGCTGCAGGTGCACGTCCCGCAGAACGCTGCGAGCAGCCCGTGGCCCTCGCCCATGCCCGCGCAGCCGCAGGGAGGCGCCCCGCAAGCCCCCGCGTCCTCGCCCGCGAGCTGGCCGACGGCGGCTCCCTCGCCGATGGGCACGCCCGGGTCGGTGACGCTCTCGCCCTACGATCAGCCCCCGTGGGCGCGCCACGCGAGCGGATCGCCGCTCCGCCCCATCGTGATCGCGGCGGGCATTTTCGTGGGCGTCGCCGCGCTCGTCCTCATTGCCCTCTACGTCGGCTTCTCGGGCCCGAGCGCAGACACGCCGGCCTCGAGCGCGCAGCCGCCCGCGAGCGGGAGCGCCCCCAAAGCCCCCGGCCACTGA
- a CDS encoding oxygenase MpaB family protein, which produces MNVTRADLERCLDRVRARVRDPRAGLYGPGSTTWNVGREGGLMLAGGAAALMQLAHPFVAQGIADHSATREDTLGRFLRTFDNVYAMIFGTLDQAVSSARRVHSIHGRVTGVLPEATCGLPAGTTYAANDQGALLWVHATLVANAVRAHELIIRPLTPDERETYYEESKLFALLFGLSDDVVPADWAAFERYYEGMIASGRIAPSPAARDMAAFLLEPPHPAIDSVWRWYGVMTAALLPPPLREGFGLRFDERERRLFESSIRALRHVYPRLPVRLRFVPAHAEAERRIAGDVTVDLLHRMAARAVRRAMRRPHVARALPPGARRTRAAG; this is translated from the coding sequence ATGAACGTCACGAGGGCCGATCTCGAGCGCTGCCTCGACCGCGTGCGCGCGCGGGTGCGTGATCCGCGCGCAGGCCTGTACGGGCCGGGGAGCACGACCTGGAACGTCGGGCGCGAGGGCGGCCTCATGCTCGCGGGCGGCGCGGCCGCGCTCATGCAGCTCGCCCACCCGTTCGTCGCGCAGGGCATCGCCGATCACTCCGCCACGCGCGAGGACACGCTGGGCCGCTTCCTGCGCACGTTCGACAACGTCTACGCGATGATCTTCGGCACGCTCGATCAGGCCGTCTCCTCGGCCCGCCGCGTGCACTCGATCCACGGGCGCGTGACCGGCGTCCTCCCCGAGGCCACATGCGGCCTGCCCGCGGGGACCACCTACGCGGCGAACGATCAGGGCGCGCTGCTCTGGGTCCACGCGACGCTCGTCGCCAACGCGGTGCGCGCGCACGAGCTCATCATCCGCCCGCTCACGCCCGACGAGCGCGAGACGTACTACGAGGAGAGCAAGCTCTTCGCCCTCCTGTTCGGGCTCTCGGACGACGTGGTGCCCGCCGACTGGGCCGCGTTCGAGCGCTACTACGAGGGCATGATCGCCTCGGGCCGGATCGCGCCGAGCCCCGCGGCGCGCGACATGGCCGCCTTCCTGCTCGAGCCGCCGCACCCCGCGATCGACAGCGTGTGGCGCTGGTACGGCGTGATGACCGCGGCCCTGCTTCCGCCTCCGCTCCGCGAGGGCTTCGGGCTGCGCTTCGACGAGCGCGAGCGCCGGCTCTTCGAATCGTCGATCCGCGCCCTGCGCCACGTCTATCCGCGCCTGCCGGTGCGGCTGCGCTTCGTGCCTGCCCACGCCGAGGCCGAGCGGCGGATCGCGGGGGACGTGACCGTGGATCTGCTCCACCGCATGGCCGCGCGCGCGGTGCGTCGGGCGATGCGAAGGCCGCACGTCGCGCGCGCGCTCCCCCCCGGGGCGCGGCGGACGCGCGCGGCGGGCTAG
- the rsmG gene encoding 16S rRNA (guanine(527)-N(7))-methyltransferase RsmG: MSKAARPPLPLPISAPLTPPEGFEARLAEIGVRLDPPVLATLGDYLARLLAMNEQVNLTAIKDPIEAWEKHALDALTLVPLLVDVAAGSRLVDVGSGGGLPGIPIAIARPDLRVTLVEATQKKAAFLSAVAAALGLANVDVRAERAEGLGEGELRGTFDVVTARAVARMTLLVPLTAPLAKPGGLVLLVKGQRADEELAEAARVLTEQRTTHDRTVATPTGRIVVLRRGSGEPRRKARR, from the coding sequence ATGAGCAAGGCCGCACGTCCTCCCCTCCCGCTGCCCATCTCCGCGCCGCTCACGCCTCCCGAGGGCTTCGAGGCGCGCCTCGCGGAGATCGGCGTTCGCCTCGACCCGCCCGTCCTCGCGACGCTCGGCGACTATCTCGCGCGGCTGCTCGCGATGAACGAGCAGGTGAACCTCACCGCGATCAAAGATCCAATCGAGGCGTGGGAGAAGCACGCGCTCGACGCGCTCACGCTCGTGCCGCTGCTCGTGGATGTCGCGGCGGGGTCGCGCCTGGTCGACGTCGGCTCGGGCGGGGGGCTGCCCGGCATTCCGATCGCGATCGCGCGGCCCGATCTTCGCGTCACGCTGGTCGAAGCGACGCAGAAGAAAGCGGCGTTCCTGTCGGCCGTCGCCGCCGCGCTCGGTCTCGCCAACGTGGATGTGCGGGCCGAGAGGGCCGAGGGGCTCGGCGAGGGTGAGCTTCGCGGCACGTTCGACGTGGTGACCGCGCGCGCGGTCGCGCGAATGACGTTGCTCGTGCCGCTGACCGCGCCCCTCGCGAAGCCGGGTGGGCTCGTGCTTCTCGTGAAGGGCCAGCGCGCCGACGAGGAGCTCGCCGAAGCCGCGCGTGTGCTGACCGAACAGCGCACGACCCACGACAGGACCGTGGCGACGCCGACGGGGAGGATCGTCGTGCTGCGGCGAGGCTCCGGGGAGCCGCGGCGCAAGGCTCGGCGCTGA